The DNA segment TGATTCTTATTCACGTGTTAGACATTCTACCATATAGAGCTGAATAAAATTCTGGTtgctatatttcaaaaaaaaaaaaaatctgtagtgtTTCGAATGTTTTTAGGAGGAAACAGGACAGGAAGAGAATACTCATTGAACATCTGGAAAGTTCCATTTATTCAAATGTTTCCTAACACCCAATGTATTCCAGCACTACTTTGAGGCCTCAACatccagtttcttttttcttttaatttatgtttgTTGGTTTGATTGATTCctcatttctattattttgggGGACAATTATTATATAACTTGggaaattatttgattaatgaataagtgaatgaatctGCATCATTTGAAGAAAATCCATCAGCTGTGATACtagttaagaaaatatttgaacattcATCagtttaattgttttttctttccagctTATTTCCAGTTAAGAGTATTCCTCCCAGCATGGCATGTTTCACAATGATAATTTCTAAAATACTTCACAGTAAAGAAAAGGCCTAGTTTTTCCAAAGTTATTCCATTTTCATAGATTCTCACATTGCCTGTTGTCACATGTATGTCTCCTCAGCATAGTTTCTGGTTAAAACTAAAATTAACCAGTTATCTAATACACATAAAGAACTAGCTGAGTCACCACATCAGTACAACAACATTTAAGGTTTCTTTTCTAGGTCACAGGATTTAGAGCCAAGTATACTAGTCTTCTAttgctgctgcaacaaattaGCATAAATTTAGTGatttaaacacaaatttattattttatagttttggaggtcagaagtccaaaatgggtctcactgggctaaaatcaaggtgtcagcagagctatgttccttctggaggctccagggataATTTATTTCCTCGCCCTTTCCAGCTTGGAGACACCTCCCACATTCCTTGACTCCTgggcccttcctccatcttcaaagccagcagtgttgCACCTCTCTGGGACTTTCTTCCACCGTCACATCTTCCTCCAACTGACTcttctcccctgcctccctccactTTTAAGAAACCTTGGGGTAACACGGATAATCTGAGCAAATCTCCCTATTTGAAGGTCAGTTGATTAGCAACTTTAATTactttgccatgtaacctaacatactcacaggttccagggattaggatgcaGACATGCTTTGGGGGCCTATTATTCTGCCTATCATGTGGAGACAGTATTCCATTTACTTACTTGAATTTTCCTGAAGCACTTTTAGTTCTTTTACAGTGCTTCAATTCTAGGAAAAGAACCTCTTGGGGAATAACAATAAGAGTATAAGATTACTGATAACAGTAATATATCAGTAATAGTTCAGTAATAATGTTCAGTATAAGATTACTGAACATTACTAATGTTCAAATATCTTCTTAACCAGTATCACAGCTGATGAATTTTCTTCAAATGATGCAGATTCAGTTATTATGTTATTATGCAATTATTATGCAGTTATTATGCAATaactttcatttcactttttacCATGAGCTCTGATTCTATTGGGATGACTCTCATACTCAAAGTAAGGTATGGATATAGCTGGAACGGCCCCTGCCACATAACCATATGATCCTGGATACGTGTCGCCTGAGATTCCTGAGCTACATTCTGGTACACTGATGCCGTGGATCATGGAATCAGACTGTGGCCACCAGGATAAATGTCCTGACTCTCTGTGATCCAAGTTGGCTAGGACAAGGGCCTTCTCACTGAAGTTTTGAGAAGCTAAACCCTCTTGCAAAATTGCTCTAATGAGCTTAGAATCATTAAAAATGTCCAAAGCACTAAGTAATAAagtttattcagtttttttttaacacagaaaaatgaaaagttaaatgagtaaataatagTGGCCTAATCTTTTCATACCAATAGTAGGGACTCACAGGCTGGTTGTTGTAACAGCTGTACAATGCTTAAGCTCCAAAGACTCTAAATCTctagtaacaaaaagaataacacttTGCATGAgtgtttctttgaatatattctaGACATATTTTCTCACAGGAACCCTCAATTaaagatttattatattttaatcagaAGCCACAGAGATAAAAAGTTTGAATGATTGGCTGAAGGCCCTATACAAACTGAATTTAAGTATGaaagagacaaaaatatatttgtcatGATTATTTAAAATAGGCAGGTCCAACCACTAAATGCTAAAATATAAAGTGTATGACAGTTTAAGCCGAGTCAGATTGGCTCTACTACAGTTTCACGTCACTCAAAGGTTCTGAGAGGTACATCGTTTCTTGTGAGTCTTGTTTTATAACACACAGTAAGCAATGCCAATGTGAGTTGTCATTTCTCGCATGGGTTAACAATACCCTCAATTTCTACCGCTCTCACCTGCTAATCCCCTCCCCTGCGCCCCCAAAACTATATCTAATGCAAAGGTGCTTCTGAGaactgttcatagtttctatggTTCTGGTGGGGTTTCCATCCGTATTTCAGCTCAGTGCTGTTCCCTGACAACACTCAAATGGGCCAGCTCAAAGTGAGATCAGGAGAAATGGGATAAGGTAGTGATCCAAGAGAAATTTTGTTCACATAGCCAGTAAAAGAATTCTGAAAATCTatgcacatattttttaaataacatctaaatatttttaacataagtTTGAACAGTTGAAAAGGGGACATGATTTCTAACACTCTGATACATATTTATCAGAACTTCAGGGCTGCAGGTTTCAGTCTCCGGAAGTCTGCTACATAACATAAAAGGTAGAGCCAATCCTCAATGACGAGCCAATCAACTCAAGAAGACTTTCTGTCAAGATAAGTCTGACTTTGTTTTTCAATCAAATATGAAGATAGTTCTAGTGACAACTGTCTATCTTCTGAATCCTAAAAGGAACAGATAAATACAGCACAGAGCCTTGTCACGTGCTTGTCCCTTGGATGAAcaaggcagaagaaaggagaacTGGCAGGCAACACCCATGTTCAGAGACAGATCAGTTTCAAGAAAGAGCTGGAAGTTGAGGAACTGAAAATTGAAACCCCTGAAACACTCTATGCCCTGGTCAGTCTTGGTGCCCAGTTTGGAAAGTGCTGGGGGAAGGGCTTAAATTCTTCTCTGAAAGTATCTAACATGATACAAATTTAAAATGGTATTTCTATACAAAAACCTGCTGACTGCATATCTTCGAAGCATCCTAAGCCTTTGGAAGTATCTTAAAACAGGTGTCAAGTTCTCTGCATCAAAACAAAGGGTCAACAATTAGAGATTACAATCTTGCTTGTGTAGCCAACCTTGTGTATAACCTTGGACGGGCAGTTCTGGCGATCCAGGAATTGGTTCTACATTTTCTCTAGTCCTCAGAACTCCtagcttttgttttaattctctGTCCATACTTGACCATCTTTTAGTGTATGTTTGGGCCAGTCTTTCACCCTGAAGTTCCTAGGTTCCACCCCATGTCCTTATTGGGTTTTATGCTCATGTGATACTTCTCCAGCCCTTTCAGTGCCAGAAGTGGAtaaactgttaaaaaacaaacaaacaaacaaacaaacaaaagccctccAACTGCCAAGGCCATCATTGTGCCAACAGAGGAGTTGCTTATGCAAACTATTGCGAACTTTTACACGGGAAGATGGGGAAAGTATAAAGTCCACTGTGAATGCGTTTTGAAAAGCTCTCTCTTCTAATgcttctggggggtgggggaaggttgGAAGTAAATTACTGACAATGGGCAAAAACAGATGCAAAGAAGACAACTTTATTAGGCGATTTCTCTTCTTTATGAGgagctttctttcctttgttagGAGGACAGTCCTTTCAGAGGAAACACCAAGTAATTCGACAATACCCAGTTTCCTTCAGCTGCTGCGACTTGATCCCACGGTGGGTGCTCTGGAAAGCACCTTGGGGGCGAACGAGTCTGAGGCCGCTCACGACCAAGGTCGTTCGATCCAGTTGCTAAGTTGAGAATCTTCCCGTGCCACCTCTTAGAAGCAGGTGTGTGTTCCCCTCCAAAGAGCCCACCACCTGGCTGCGCCCCACCTCCACTCGTGCCCCAGCTACCAGATAACGTTGGGTGCTACAGAAAGTGCTGCTGCGGGGGCAGCCTGGCCTTCAGACGCAGTCACTGGGGAAGAGGCGAGGACCGGCGTGGATGCTGGAGCACGCGCGCAGGTGCCGGCGCACCCACAAACACACCCGGGCTCGGAGTGAGGGgaggacgggggagggggaggggagcggccTTACCAGATCAATGAAAGTCAGGAATTTCCAGCTCCCTCCGTAGGTCTGGTGCGAGGGCATTTCGATGGCCTTGTAGTTGCACAGGATAGAGCAGTAGGACAGCAGGATGGCCACCCGCAGCACCTGGCAAGGGACAAGCGCCATGTTCGCGAAAGGCGCGGACGGGCTCGGCGACGAGGAGGACGGGCGGCGCAGGGCTCTGGCGGGCGCCGTGGGAACTCCGGTCGCGGGCGGGGCGGACGGGGGCCCTGGCGGGACGTGTCCCGCGGGATCGGCGCGAccgcgagcgcgcgcgcgcgggCAACCTcgcgggcgggcggggcggggcggtgtGTGCGGGCACCGGCGGCTGTGGGGTGGGCGGCGTGGCGTCAGCTCTTTCGTCATCTACGTCATTCTGCTGCTGCCTTCGCGGGTCCCGGAGACCCGGCCCGGGGCAGCCCTTCAGAGCCCCGGGAGCGGGTGGGCAGCCTCCGAGGACGACCGGGGCTCGGGGAGCGCGCGCCGAGATCCGGGGACCGCGGCCAGCGGCAGCGGCCGGGCGGAGAGGGAGCGCGGCCCAGGGTGAGCGGGCGCGGGGCCAGGCGCGGGGGCCGGGCAACCCGCCCGGAAGGAGCGGGCCCCGGGGTGGGCCAACGGTCCAGCTCGGGGACTTGCTGGCCAAGTGGCACCGGTGGAGGCGCGCACGTGGGGGGTGCAAACCCGTGAAACGGGGCCCCCGAGTGACTTGCTTTATTTTGGACCCAACTGGAATTTTAGTGTTAGACTACTGTTAATCTCTATGAAATCCCCTTATTAATTCTATTCCAGTGGGTAGGCTGCCCTGCACTTTTCCACCGGGGGTTTATAAATATCCTATCAATATATAACAAGGCCGACTGTGAACTGTGGACAAGGGGTTTATAAATAAAACGTTGTAAAGAAAGGAGTGTCAGATAAGTTTCTGCTGCAAGATTACATTCAGTTCAAGAGCAGATCATCCTGAGTCTGGATGTAAAACCCGTTTGTGTAATTTAATACTAATCTTTTGAGGGTTAAACTGGTTTTGccgttttccttatttattttttcctacacTCCAATACCAGGGCTtaatggaaggaaaataaatataaactggATTCCCTCCACCTTCCAGTAAATGTTGTCACACTGAAGTTGCTTCATTCTGTGGGCAGCATCACATTTCAGCTAACGAGATGCAGGGTCAGATTATGAAAGACAACATAGGTATTTCCTGTGGATCCATTTAAAACAGGTGTCCTCTGAAAATAGTCTCTTGAGTCACAGAATGTGGAGTGAGGGGACAGGGAAAGCAGAGTGCACAGTGTTAAGAGGTAAAGTAGCAACTCCTGAATTTTTCCAACCAGTCTCTTAACCAAAATAAAGAAACCCAGTAGATATTTTCTAATCGGCCTCATAATTATGCCAGTAGAAGTTAATGTCCTCCAAATCAAGATAATTCCAAGAAGATTCTACCAGCATAAAACTATTCATTATTgatgatttctagttttattttcatgtaaaagttgggtgcatttttaaaaattgtgtgtcCATGCTACAGGTTCATAAGATTGCAAAATTTAAAAGTAGATCTACTGAAGATCTAAGTCCTTAGTAAAGTTTTGAGTTCGCGTGATATCCTTAAAATTTGATACACCTTCCTACCTTACAATTTAGAAAATCATAAATAAGACTCCCTATCCCAtactagaaaaatataataatatttgtataaagccatttaaaattttattctgtactcaatttctttttaagtaaCTATACCATTCAAAAAGTGTTTTGAACCTATTCTAAtggtttgcttttgttattttgtgATTTGCTAACCATAATAAGATAATGAGTTTtgtgggcttttttttaaaaaaatgaaacatttgcaTAAACATTGACTCAAATATTTTATGAGAATGTCAGTCCACAATTTTTGGAACATCTTGCTGATTATTTATGAACACATCCAGGTTGCTCTTTTTGCTTTTTAGACCATATCTAGTAATCTTAGACATGTTTCACATGTCTCTGCGAAAAAAATATTAACCTACACACAGACTGCGTTTTTCTTAGTGTAAGTATTGCAGTACAGTATTGCACTTAAAACTTCACTCTGTGGAAAGTTATCCTTTTTTATGAACTATAATACACTAATCACTGATAAGTTTTACATGATTGCATATTTGAGTTAGAGAATACTGCTTTTCATTGTACACTGTACAGAAGAAATATCTGCATGTCACTTTTTTAGCTTTTTCATACTGCCCCACAATGAGTGGGGATGGAGGAGAGTAGCCTTGTCCAGTTGAGTTTCATGAAAACATGTTTCCCAAGGGAAGAGTTTAAGACCGTGTTTTAGCTTTTAGTTATTATACATTAGTGTTTCTTTGATTACTGTTAATAGTTCTTAGTCTATATATGGGCTCAAGATATTCTTCCTTAAGTACTTCTAAAAACTGTTACAgaatcttcattctttttcttttttttttgaagggggAGAGCATCTAACATATTGGTGATGATAATCCCTACTAATTTTGGAAATGACAAGGACCCTCTGTCTCCCTTACATTGTCTTCCAACAAGCCAACTTCATATAGCCATGGGTATTTGCTTACAAATTCAGGAGGAAGAATTGTGTTTATGCATATCCTTATAATATTCAATGTTTATGCATTTCCTTTGGTTCTGTGTTTACATTGGATAAGCATTTTCTAACAGTGTCAATGTATTTGAAAGGATTATTTTTCCCCCTTCACAGCTGTCTGCACCATAGTGTAGAAGATAAGATGTGTCCCTTTGAGAGGTTTGGGCTTAGGAAGAATCCCCTCAGTTTCGCAGAAAAGATACGTTTGGGttgctcatttttctttattataaaagcagcatatttattatattaaaataggaaattaaaaaaaattactcccactctcaccacccacAGAaaacactgttaacattttagcaCATACCTGCCAGTCTTTCTTACAATATATACTTAGTTGTGACATAACCATGTAACAATTTGCATCAAGCagattttttttgctttaaatttaaTAAGTATGTTACCTTATTATTTAAAACTCtttgtaaaaatcatttttaattgttGCATAGCATGACATAATAGGAGCATAATTTTgcttaaactttatttttggatatttagtttgtttccagtttttaatcACTATAAATACACTGTAATGTCTGCATATTTAGTTGAGAAAGCCACTTTTTAGGGATTATTTGTAGCTCAAAAACCAGTTAAGAAACCATCCTTTTACAACCTAATGTGTGTATTTGTTCACATGTGTTTATTATGGACTGTGGTTCCAAGGAGAGCTCTTTTGCCCTAGAGAGCAGTTGGAaagattaaaaagtgggcaaaaatcattctttttcccAATAATTGATGCTCACTACagatatttttaattgctttagaTATGAAACGTAGTGCCAATACATTTCATTAGCCAGATTTTTTTGCTATTAACCAGGAAGGGTTGTTACTTACAGGGCAAATGAGCGGCGGCGCCTAGCAGTTGTGCTGATGTTGCTGATTGCAACGGTTTTTTCAGGCTTAAAAATGGACTGAATTTGCTATAGAAAActctactgggacttccctggtgatgcagtggttaagactccacactcccaatgcagggggcccgggttcgatccctggccagggagctagatcccacatgcatgctgcaactaagagttctcatgccacaactaaaggagcccatgtgccgcaactaaggagccagcgagctgcaactaagaccgagtgccaccaaataaataaataaaaatatatataaatatataaaaatatatatatataaatatatatatatatatagaacccTAAATTATGAGATTTCTAAACACCAAGGGTTCTAGACAGTCACTGAAAAGCTTTAGAAAAAGTAGTGCTGAGATTTGGTGTGAGGCACCGGCTAGATCTCAGACAGATCTGAAACATCCCCTTCACTCCTGAGATCTGTCAGTAACTTTGCCAAAGCTACTTGTCCTGCCAGGAATGCTCTCGGTGTGCACATATCCAGAGCCAGCACATTGGGCAAGACTCAATGAAAGCCCACTTTGCCAGTCCCTCTTCGGGATGTAGGATGTCGTCTTCCGGCTTTGAACAATCCACGTGGATGGCTTAGTGGCGATCCAAATTCTACCTGTACTCACTATTTCCTTGTCAAAAACTGCCCCCTTTGCAGTGTCCGCGTTGTCTGGAAGCATCACAAGTGTGCTGTGTTAGAAGAGCCAGTCACTTAATGGCACCAAAATATCCCTGGAAGTGTGGCAAATTGAAGGTAATCCACTTACCAGAATTATTCTCAGGGAGGAAACGTTTTCATAAACTGCTTCAGTGGATGGGTGACTGGTGAGAGAGCCCTCCTAATGTGCTCCAGAATAATGGTAAATCATCGCTGAATTTCTTCTCCCCAGTGGGTGTCAGGGTAATTGCAGAGCTTTTGTTTTGCTGAGTAGACCATATACAGGAGTTTGGGAGGAGCTCACTTGCTCAGGGGAGTAGAGAAGAGGCAGACTCCTACCACCAGGGGGTCTTGTTTCCCAACAGCCTTCAGCCTCTAAATAAATGTTCAACAGATAGTTTAAAGATATTTCAGAAGTCTTAAATCCAAATCCTTCAGAGACCAGGCATGTATATAATTCAGTCAAGCTAAATGTAAGATAACAGTGTAAAATTGAATCTTTGAAAAACTGGAGCACATGCCCTACGTAGACTCATTGtagttcaaatttttaaaaattgtgtcagCCAAAACAACAACGAGAACAACACCACCACACCTGTATGCTGGTGTCAGCTAGCAGGCTGCAGGGTGGGACTTTGGAAGAGTGCCATGTTAACATCCTACCCAGGGTGTCCAAAACACCCTCTCAAGCCTGCTGGACTCTGCACACAGAAGAAGGTAACAGACCCAAAAGGACGTTGGGAGCGTGCAGTGATGTGTCCGGGCCAAGCCACAATTCTGTGTAAAGTCGAAATCTGCTGAAAGGGCTTCTGAGAAGTATTCCATTAGTACACCCCTCCCTGTAGCCCTACCCCCATCcttatttttcctgtttcactGTGTACAGGATGACTGGAGCTTCAGTAGTCACCTTGTAAGCATGAAGAAAAGAATCAGAGGATCCCAGAGCGCTTTGCCCTAACATCTATAACCTGCTGAACCCATGCCAGCAGTGGCCTCCTTCCAGGCTTCTTGTGATGTGAGAATAACCCCCTATTTGTTGAAAGCAATGTAGTAGGGTGTTCTGTTAAACGCAGCTAAATGATGATACCAGGAGACACTTGGGGTGATTTCCCGGCAGGCTTCAAAAAAGTGCTGAGTCATAGGACAGTGGGATAGTGCTAAGGAAACCAGGGTTCAAgtgtatctattttttatttaataaacaccCATATAACACCTACTGTGGGCCAGGCTTTGATCTAAGCCCTTTACAAATATTAGCTCTTCTTATCCTCACTGAGAAtggttactattattatctgcatcttacataaaaggaaatggagacagagagaaaattaGGTAAACTGCCCCAAAAGTCACACTGCCAgcaaagggcagagctgggatatgAAATCATGTATTTTGGGGTTTTAATTATAACACCAAGCTGCGGATACTGCCAGTCAGTGCACCACCCCAGGTTTAATTCCCCTTCTGTTACTGAGGAGCCATGTGCTCTGGGttgtgttttctcatctgttacaGTTCCCACCACCCCTCATAGGCAGCTGCCTGCTCCACCCACACTAATATCTGACAGAAATGTATCATATGAGGCAGAAACAACATCTGTATCTCAGCATCTTTGTGGACATCATTGTCTGATTTATAAGGATGAGAAAATTTTAGATATGACTTCCCCGAGCCAcaaatcattttataataattttcataaaacttCCATGATTGACAATCTTTTAGTTATCATTAGACCATGTCATTTAGTTTCACAGCACCTGAGGCATCTGAAGTTATCTTTTGAAAACTTGagctattttctttaaatgaatgcTTCACCAATACCCACTTACACTCCATTTCACCATTATCCTTTTCACATAAACTACAATTTCATCACCAGATTCATTCAATAattatatggttccatttatttTCCAGAATTGCATAATGATGTTCCTTTACAGTTT comes from the Pseudorca crassidens isolate mPseCra1 chromosome 13, mPseCra1.hap1, whole genome shotgun sequence genome and includes:
- the AIG1 gene encoding androgen-induced gene 1 protein isoform X3; the encoded protein is MTKELTPRRPPHSRRCPHTPPRPARPRGCPRARARGRADPAGHVPPGPPSAPPATGVPTAPARALRRPSSSSPSPSAPFANMALVPCQVLRVAILLSYCSILCNYKAIEMPSHQTYGGSWKFLTFIDL
- the AIG1 gene encoding androgen-induced gene 1 protein isoform X2, with the translated sequence MTKELTPRRPPHSRRCPHTPPRPARPRGCPRARARGRADPAGHVPPGPPSAPPATGVPTAPARALRRPSSSSPSPSAPFANMALVPCQVLRVAILLSYCSILCNYKAIEMPSHQTYGGSWKFLTFIDLVIQAVFFGICVLTDLSSLLTRGSGSQEQERQLKKLISLRDWMLAVLAFPVGIFVVAVFWIIYAYDREMIYPKLLDNFIPGWLNHGMMKKLRLRRFLTPEGP